From the genome of Daphnia pulicaria isolate SC F1-1A chromosome 5, SC_F0-13Bv2, whole genome shotgun sequence:
GGGACTTGGGCGGAGGTGGATTTGATTCCACCCAGGACGGCCGAAGCAGCACTTGATACCAAAGTGGAGCCATTACGAATAATTTTCACAGCTTTAATTTCACGAAGATTCAAATCTTTGAGAGAGACGGGGAAGACCAAAGGAGCATTTGTGGATTTGGGGGTAGTTGCAAGAGAAGAAGCAGGTTTGGAAGGATTAATTTCCATATCGGCAGCTTCGTCTATCAAGTGAATGTCGGAACACGGTGATGAGGGGGATAAAGTATCCGGACTACTGACACTGTCTACGTCAACGCTACTGCAGATTGAACTAGCACCGCCACCACCAATTGGGGAGCTAGTAGGAGAAGAACGATCCATTTCGTTCGCTAAAATTTATACAAAGAGTTTTATTACTATATCCGACTcatcgtgatttttttttttttaaggtgaaAGGAGGTTTTTGGCACTTACATGGAGAGAGCTGTTGGTCATAATGGAAATCACTGGAAAGGCCACTGTCAGAACTGTTGGAAGCTGGAACAATTTTATCTGTTTTATCCTTTTGATCCCAATTGATCCATTCTAGGTAGTTGGTTGATTGTGTGATGTCATCAAATTTTAGTTCACCAGCAAGAGGAGAATTCAGGAGTTCATAGTCATTAGATTCCCATACTTCCATCTAAAGTCAAATTACAATAATTATTACAATGatacattaaaataaaatatttgcaaaaGTGAAACATACCATGTTCTCCTTCATTGCTTGTTCCAACACATTGGCAGCAGGGTCTTCAATTAAATCTTCAAGAAACACATTGCCATCAACAGACGTATCCAGCAGGTTGTCAAACAAGATTTCTTCGGTATTCATTTTTCTGAAGTCAATATCCAAGAAGAGGTCCAGGTGTCAGTTGTCAGGTGAAGTCAGTGAAGATCAATCTTTGTAATTGAGAAGAAAGGCACAGCTTAAATGGTTGTATGATTTCACCAGCACACTTGTAAGTAACCATCCATGCTCTAATCCATATGGTTGAAGACTGAGAAGCTAAATGTGTAAATGATGCAATGCTCATGATGCAAGAATCAAAACACAGATGTGGCTGATTGGATTCTAGAATTATACTTGAGTTTTTCTTATCTGAACccttttgtaaaaataatttctctaAATCACAAAAGCTAGTCACGTCAATGACCGAGGTCATTGGCTTGCTGGTATATGGTATAAGCGTGTAGATGGTTTGACTAAATGTCAAGCAAAGCTGTGATAAAACTGATCTTGATAGACAAATTACATTAAGCCGAatgagtaaaaaataaaaattcgttaCCATCACCAGGCTAGAAATATTTAGTAGAGTACAACTTAGTACTTCCACGTCAGTCGTTTCCTATCCTCCAAAGGTCTGACGTAAAGGAAAGGGATTGGTCGACGCCCAATTTTGCCCAATGTGCGGGGAATGGTTGGGCCGGCAACTTGGCCCACTTGCGAAGCCGGGGAATAGTGGAATAGCCTTCGTGGTTCTACGCAGCTTACTTTTTCTATTTCCGTCAATACAAAAAATTCATCTGAAACGTAGTCTGCTGCGCTGTTGTCTACGAAAATAATCCCTCTCGCTTCAAGTTGAACCTTGAAAGAATTTACAcaacatttcgttttttttttgttctttagtGCATGTGGAATGGCCATAGCATGATGAGTGCCAAGGAAGATTCAGAAACTCTTCGGATTGAAACACTCCGAGAAAGAATTTTCTTCGCTGCGAGAGACGGACTCGCAATTACCCTCTATGCTCTTCTCTCGGAGCTCAGCCCATCTCAACAATCTGAATTACTTAGCCAGGTAAAAGGCTCTTcacactttttctctcttatttatCTTCTACTTTATGTCGTGTACATAAGTGATGATGCAATCCTTAATCAGCTACTTTATTGCATTTTTATAGTATCTACATCACCAGACTCGCACATGACATTTGCTTTTTGctagattttaaagaattattaTGACATTGCCTTATCATTTTTCATGTTatataaaaaatctttcattattgttcatttattgaatccTAAATATGATATCCTGAATTCTTTAAAATGTCACAATATTTATTTACTGTCCATTAATTGCTTGAATAGGTTTCAGAAGAGCAAGGTCAAAGATGTACACCATTATTAATTGCAGCACGAAATGGCAAAGAAAATGTAGTCAAAATGCTTCTgagtcaattcaaaccagacaTTGAACAAGAGGGAGATGTAAAGTTTGATGGATATTTGATTGAAGGTGCTAGTCCTCTTTGGTGTGCAGCAGGTATCAAAGTTGTAAAGATGTGCTACCATTCATGTATTAAGGGACTTTATTTTTAACTATAATTCACCAGGTGCTGGACACCTGAAAGTTGTTAAAGCCTTGGTTAAAGCAGGAGCTGATGTCAATCATACAACAAAGACTTTCTCTACTCCCCTTCGAGCAGCATCATTCGATGGACGGTTGGACATTGTAAAATATTTGATCGAACATAAAGCCGATATTCATTTGGCCAATAAATATAACAATACGAGTTTGATGATCGCAGCATTTAAAGGACATTTGGAAGTTGTAAAATGTTTGTTGGATCAAGGAGCAGATCCCAATCAGAAGGCGCACTGCGGAGCAACAGCTCTCCATTTTTCTGCGGAGTGTGGACACGTCGCAATAGTTCGCGAGTTAGTTGAATTTGGCGCCAAAATCACATGTAACGAACAGGGAATGTCTCCATTACTCTGCGCGGCTGAAAGAACCAAATCCGGAGTTGTCGACTACCTGCTTACTCGGCCAGAATTTAGTCGGCATGCTAGAATAGAAGCATTAGAGCTTTTGGGGGCGTCCTTTGCAAATGATAAAGACAGTTACAACATTGAGCTGGCTTACAGCTACTTGTACCGAGCCATGGCGGTattgattaaaattaaaatttccttcccacatttaaaatttaatttaaaatttttctttggctaGATGAGGTTTGAGGATCCTGAGCAAATCGTGACAAAGCAGCCCGTGGACCCGATTGAAGCATACGAAAATTGGAGAGAAGTGCAAACTCTTGCCGAGCTGGAATCAATTCGTAACAGTCCAAACGCTATTCACATGGAGAGCCTAGTAATTCGAGAGCGCATACTGAGTATAAACAATCCGGAACTTCCTCATCCTATCGTTTTTCGTGGTGCTGTATTTGCCGACGATGCCCGCTTTGATCGATGCATTGCTCTATGGCTGCATGCCCTACGTCTTCGCCAGCGAATGCAACTAACAGTATCCAAAGATCTTCTTCGATTCGCCCAGGTTTTCTCACAGGTTAGTTATCAAAAACCCACAAATGAAATGCGTTTATGTTCATAGCTATCATTCTTTaccatgtttaaaggtgtTGCATGTTGGGCTAGAATTGCCTTTCGACGTTCTGGAAGAGGTTTTGGCTGCAACGGCCATGGAACTTGAgcgaaatcaaacaaaaatagcCAATCCTGGTCCTAAAGATGACGTCGAAGTAATTGCGGTACTACACACCCCACAATGAGTTTTGTTGctctcaaatttcatcttaaCCATGTGTCATGTTATTTGAAACAGGAGGAGATGGATTGCAATGTAACCACAGCTCTCTACTTAGTCACGATAACAACTAAGTTAATGTCCAAGGCCACTTCGCAACAAGAACACAACATTTACCGGCATGTATTTAAACTCAATCGACTTAATATTCGAACCAAAGAAGGTTCTTCCTTGCTGCATTTGGCTGCCAGCGTTGATACTCCCGTTGATGAGTTTCACACCGTGGACATTTGCAGGTGCAATTATGTCGTTTAATAATACcttgttgttgaaattaaGGATAttattaaagatttttttttttgtagattcCCTTGTGCTTCTACATGCAAATTATTGATCCAATGCGGATTTGATGTGAACGCAATGGACCATCGGCGAAATACGTACGTACACGTCTGCTAAACTAAACTGAATAGAAATctaaattttcatatttataCAGGCCTCTGCATCTTATTGTTGGTTATCCCAAACCAATTAGTGATTTTGTCACCCTACACTCTATAATTATGACGtataatattaaatatttttcccaaCTGTTTTTCTATAAAAGTAATCGAGATTGTTTTTAGATTAATTGAAGCTGGGGCACACATGGACGCCGTTAACTCGTTTGGGGAAACTCCTTTTGATGCGGCTACTACAGGTTCGTTTCATTATCTAGAAgttgtttaggcttttaatgatataataaattcattgttttttcACTCTTCCAGGAGTAGCTGAAATTATTCTACGGACGCAGAGTAAGTTGAGTCTAAAATGCATAGCCGCTAAAGCCATTAAAAGGTACGCCCTTAACTACGAGGGTTTAGTACCTACACCTCTTGAAAGTTTTATCGAGCTTCACGGATCAGGAACTGGACTGCGTTAAGTCTTTCATACTGTACTGTAATTACTGAATCTCTCTAAGGTGCGCTGGCTATGCTTCGTTACGTTTTCtccacacatttttctttcgttcacTCATGAACAGTGCGAGTTGAACAAAATTGCGTATTAGGAGGTAAGATCTATACATAATGTCCATTGagtctttctcctttttttggctAACTTTAACAATGTatgaattgaaatgttttgtttctctttcataAACATAGAAGGAATGTATTCATGCATGAATTCTGTACAGACTGATAAGAAAACAGCTGATAACGATTGAATCGTGTAAATAAaggcgtaaaaaaaaaacattattatcCACGATGTCTACGTTTCGATGTTTTGGGAGGCAATAGATTCCATAAGAGCTGGGCCGCTTATGGTGGACGTGGCCGCAACAATTATGTGGCGCCCAAGTTGGCGGGACAAAAGATCTAGTGAAGCAACTTCAGCTAACGTGACACCGCCAATAAAGCAAACCAGAATTTTTCCACGAGCGCCCCACTGAGGATGACTGCAATCTCCAATTCGTAAATTGTTACCGAAACAGCGAGCAAAATCCCCCAAATtcggttctttttcttttagacaCTTTTCAACGAATTGGTAAACAAGGGGTGTATAAATTCCGCCAAAGACGTAGCTCGGATGTTGACCACTTTTTGCGGAACTGTTGTCATCCGACGAAGTACTTTGAGGCAACAAGTTCAAGCGCTgacaaatttttcgaaaaggAACGCGTTCGGATTTGAGTGAAGTTACTTGCGCAACCCGGGCGAATCGGTCGGGGAGTAGTTCTAGGCTAATGCTCTTAGAATCACGTTGGTGAAATAGTCCTAATCGCTGGAGATAATGTAAAGTAGATAAATGTCGGTATCCGTACGCTTGCAGTAGCTGCCTATGAAGAAATTGATATTCTTTTTCAGGCAGACCGTCTTCCATCACTGAGTAGAGACAACACAACCGAAGAGTGGCATAGAAATCGAACTGACGAGCTGTCGAATCGTCTAGAAATACCAGATATTCTTTCAATTTAGTTTCGGTCATAGCGTCTTCTTGCAACCCAAGCAACTCTTCAAGTATTCCTGCTTGCCGTTTCATAACCatctaaataaaacaaattatttttagtgTAACACAAtactatatatttttaacaCTGAAATGAAAGCTGTGAAAATCGCAGTGGTCATATACCTCACAAGCACTGATGTGTAAAGCCAAAGATTTTTGTTGAGAttgtatcttttttaaatcgtgcgaaacaaaatttttcatttcttctatcGAGTCAGTATTTTTGATGTCCCGCCTTTGTTGTAACTCTTTGGCTTTTCTGCTGAGATGTTGAAAAACTACAGATATGTGTTTCCCTTTAATCTTTTAGAAAATAATAcagatttaattttaataataataaagtaaaCTAATGAGCTTAATTTTTACCTCTGCATAAATTTCATCGGAAGTAGAATTTAACATCAACCTTTGTGCCCCTTCAGTTCCATCAGAATCCAAATATACAAAACcagatttcaattttaaattctcATCTAGGACCCCTTCATAAGTTAATTGAGTCAAAAGTAGTGAGGCAAAATCAATATTACGATCTAACATGATCAAGTGATTGAATTCTGATTCTTCTGGAAAAGGAGGCTGAATTTCACTTTGCCATGTACCCAATAATTTGTGGACTCTATGTGATTTTTCACCCAGTGTGGTCACACATGGGAATTTTCCAAACAGACATTCAAAGCTCATTAAAGCTTTAGCAACAGATgttaataatgaattttcttctttcaagaaAGAAGCATTGAAAAGCTGAGGAAACTCCAATGACAGCAAATTAGAGTCAAGAGGTATAAAATCCCATGAATAACTATGTAGTGTAACAAAATCTAAAACTCCCAAAGATTCAAATACTGAATGGATCACATTCAATACTTTAGGTACCACAATTATGTGATATGCAATTTTCTTATctgtttcagatttttttaaatgccagGCAACATTTTCAGCAACAGCATAAATAGAAGGGATTAAATACAATCTGACCAAATTCTTCCAAGGAGGGGAAACCGAAGAAAGCTTATACATTTTGTCAACCCCTCGTTCTctgcaaaataaagaaaatgttacaAAACTTATAAATAATTACCAAAACTAACGACATACCGAAGTAAACGAGCGCCTGACACCAAATCTATTGGTTTCATCAAATCTTCATGAATGACTAAGTCTTTTTGAACATTATTTGGAGCAATTTTTGTTAGTAAACTTAAGAGACGGAATTGAGAAGATTGTCGAAGATTTTCTATATCCATTCTTCAGTTAAAGGTAATATTTTCATGTGTAATTACTATTCGCAAACCACAACACACTCAAAGCAGTGGCCAGACTCCAGAGCCCATCATTGCcatcaacgtcaattttgtttttcaaaacaaaaattgtggtCTGCTAGTGAATTTGAACATACAAACTTaactgaccgctagatggattTACATCTTTCTTGTTTGGCGGGCAACGCGAGCTAATCAACATGGAACATTAATCATATTCATTGCAAAATATCTTGAGCTGCATGGTAAACTACTCTGTATCACAAATACACAGTTACCACAACAAATACACAACAAGAACaaaccacacacacatggtTCCGCAAACCGTCCGATCCATACAGAATTCTGGCGGAGATGACGACAGTGAATTAGAATCCAACttaaaagagacaaaaaaggATTCACATCATCTGAAATTCACGAATTGTAATGTTCcctgaaattgaaacaaaaatctaaATGTGTCATGTGAAGGAGTTAAAAAGCCTTGCATTGTAAGTGTAAGTGATGTACTTTGTATTACGAAAACACTTCGTATAGGAATCAAAAGCAAAGTAAGATACACAGTTCAAAATTTAAGTCAAATAAGAACTAGTTGGGACGCTCACGGgtcaaaaaaaggtaaaatgggTATGAATTTCAAGGCCACGCCATCGCCATCAGAAGCaaagataaataaatgaaaataggGATACTGACACGCTGGTCCTTTTGGATTTACAAATGAATGTAAGATCAAAGGATAGTGGAATGTAAGGCCTTATACTATATGTTGAAATGAGCATATACAACATATAGGAAGTCTTGAGTGAGAACAGGTTGATTTCATTAGAAAAGGATTGTGAAGGCACTATACATAATCACTGGAGCTAGTATAAATAAACTTTATGAAATCTTTTACAATTCTCCTTGATCAAGAGCACTATGCATGTCTGATATGATTTTAGTCATTATTTCATTGTACTCagaatttttcttgaaaacaaTATCCAGAAATGGAggattagaaaaaaatccaaacacTAAATCAATACGACCTAAACTTTTATCAGTGAGATGTGGTTGGACTATTTGTTTCAGCAAGTTCCTACACTCAATCAAAAGCTGCAAAtgggaaaagaaattaattaagtATTAGTGAGAACATATTAAAAATAAGGCGTAACATACTTGGGTTAAAAATTTCTGATCATAACTGAAATCcacttcaaaaaatgaaatcacagTTTTTGCCGCTTTGTGAAACTTGTTTTGGAATTCAGACGCAATAGCCAACTCCTCTTGGGTAAACTGCTCGTTTCTGGCTAAAAGGCTAATTTTGGTCACAATTTTGATGATATTTTTAACAATCTTCTCagattctttcttgttttgtgtctaaaaTACATAGAAGTAGTTCAGTAATTGGATTTAGATAATTAACaatattttacaatttttttacttacgtAGGTTTTGCAGAGCCTGTATACATTGTCCAGAAGGGAACCCATTCTATCATCAACAAAAACCTTTGCTACCCCTTTAGTTGACATTCtactaagtatttttttttgagctttCAGAGCAATATCTCTGGCTCTAAAGTTGTCCGACATATTTACAGTTTCGATTTTAACACTAAGGCTTAATAAGGCGACTTATCACTTGTTGATTGAATAAAGAGGTTAACGATCGCCTTTATTCCACGATATTCAATGGTGCTCTATAAAAATTcctaaaatataaattaattttgcatTCACTGATTTCTGTCTTTCATCTACTTTAATCAATTGTAAGATTTGTTTGTGAAGGAAAAAGTAGGCAAATTTTTCGTAACAAAATGAAAGTGCCCGGTATCTGCCTTGTAACAATCTAAACTACGAATAATCTACCCCCACAAAGGGTCGTGAGCTCGTGACAGACGTTTGTGCTACAAATTGTAATACGCCATGCGGCCCTtggtgtgaatttttttttctgccaacGCCCAGAGGCAACACAAAGGTGAAGCGGCTGTTGCTGCTTCGTGTATGCTTGACTACTAATTTACAAAAACAAGAGGGTTGGGAAATGTACACAGTGCAGACGATGTACAGTACCTTTGAactttcatcttttatttttcagtttttatcaTTAACCGTCATTACTAAAGTTAAAACATAAGGATCAGAGATTTGTTCTCATGTCCATATAAAAGTAGTATTTTCAAATATAGTTtaacccacaaaaaaaaacgaagcacTATTATTTCTGTTGCATTCTTATttcttcgaaaaaataaagatggcATTAAAAGGAATTAAAGTAATTGAAATGGCAGGACTGGCCCCTGCACCTTTTTGTGGTTAGTGATGATTAGTTGTTGTTAAAGATTTTATCACTCTAATTCTATACTCAACCTCTGCATTTAGGTATGATTTTAAGTGACTTTGGAGCAGATGTAATTCGAGTAGACAAGGTATTTTCTTAAACAAAACAGCATCGTAATCCTCTGTCCTCTCTACCTCACTTTTATAAAaatgcttatttttttaaaattatattaaagCCTAATTATAATTGGACAGAGGAAATTCAttgtaatgaaattttttcctgATTCATGTCTTTTTTATTAGTTAGTATGACTACTGACCTTCATACAATATAATACTTAAAAGTTGACACTTAATTCGGAATAGGCTAATGCACCACCGCTAGATCGCCAAGGAAGAGGGAAGCGGTCGATTGCCTTGAATTTGAAGTCTCCTGAAGGAATTGCTATTGTCCATAAATTATGCTCAAAAGCTGATGTTCTCATTGAACCATTCAGAcctggtaaaatatttttttcccctcaagttcttttcaacttcactaccacaaaaattattttaggaGTAATGGAAAAACTTGGCCTTGGTCCTTCAGTATTACTTAGCCAAAATCCGCGTCTGATATACGCCAGACTTACCGGTAATCAGCACACAAATTTTCcatacaaaaattttttgttttcccttttaaaaAACTCTATTGTTTTCCAAATAAGGGTTTGGACAAAATGGACCATATTCTTCTATGGCTGGGCATGATATAAACTACGTTGCTCTGAGTGGTAATCAAAAATTATGTTTAGTAGGTTTTCCACGTCTTCTTTAGCCAAACTTGTTCTCCATTTACATTTAGGACTACTTTCTCTTCTTGGAAGGCATAAAAGCAATCCACTTCCTCCGCAGAATCTATTAGCCGATTTTGCTGGCGGCGGCTTACTTTGTGCGATGGGTATAGCCATGGCATTGTTCGAAAGAGAGAAATCTAATATGGGCCAAATAATTGACGCGTCGATGGTTGAAGGGGCAGCCTATATTGGGTCTTGGATTTTCAAGTCACGAGACATGCCTGTTTGGAGCGGAGTTCGCGGAAAGAGTTGGTAACGACTAATTAAGAAAGATCATCCCCAAAAAGTATCATTACTTATCTATGCAAATTATACGCGATAGGTTTGACGGAGGAATTCATTACTACGAAACATATGAAACAAAGGATGGGAAACACATGACTGTTGGAGCCTTGGAGCCTCAATTCTATCAAGAATTGATTCAACGATTGTCCGATGCTGGAGTAGAGAACGTCCCCGATCAATATCCTGACGATTCCGAAGAAGCTAAAGCAAAAATGACCGACATTTTCCTACAGAAAACCCAGGAAGAATGGCGAGCTATTTTTGATGGCACCGATGCTTGTGTTGCGCCAGTGTTGAGCCTGGACGAAGCGCCTCTTCATGAACACAATCTTTCTCGAGGTAGCTTCGTTCGTAACACGAAAGGTCAATATGATCCAGGACCAGCACCTCGTCTTAGTCGCACACCTGCTCAAGCCCAAAATAACGTTGAGGAGCCGTCAATTGGCGAAAACACTAGAGAAATTCTTATGCAAATGGGCTACACCACAGAAGATATCCAAAAATTCGTCAAAAACAAAGTTGCCCATCAGATTAATGGCAGTGCTAAATTGTAAactagtaattttttttttggaagttcGTCTGGAATTAATATTAAAATGATATATTTGTACGAAAAAAATCTCACGTGTCgtatattctcctcaatcaaaagtTACTGAATAGCAAGAAAATTTAATGAGAATGACAAAAGCTGACGAGGTCATATGTCGTAAGACATAAGCATGAGCCTAGTCAAAACAAGCCAAAATAGGTGCCATATTGAGCTTAAAGTTAAGCCAGGATGGAGCGACGTAGCAAGTTTGTTTAATTGAATTGTACGTATCGCCAATGACGGCGGTGCTTGCAGTTGAAGATATTCCTTCTTGCGGTGTACCgggtttttgtgttttatctATTGGTTATTAtatgtataaaataaaagttaattttttccccttacAACAAGTAAATAATAACTATTAAATTAGCAAAGGCTTGCACACCAGTAAACAATTGGCGACGAGAAGGagtttttcccttcttcaCGCTAAACCCTCCTTGGGGTATCTGGGTAGAAGCTGAAGAAGATGGGTGCGCAGCCGACTTCGAAAGTCGTTGGTAAAACATCTCAGCATTCGCAGCTGATGCACCTTTAATAGCATCATCTTCCTGTTGGGAAAACGacatatttattaaattttttgcaaACATAAAAgcgttaaataataatttgttcaAGCAGTGAAGAAATGCTCACCGAACTCGGCTTGGGTAGCCTTTGAAGAATTCCAGTTATGGACTGTTCCTCCAGAGATTTACGCCTCTGCTTTGTCCTCCTGTTGTTACCATTTCCCGATTGTTGTTGCTTATAAGTTATTCGACAGGACACCCAGTTCCGGATCAGTCTAGTAATTTTTAATATAACAATACTTAAATGAGCTATTCACATGTCAAAGAATTGACAAACAAAGGCACCTGACAAACGGGAAGAccatgaaaaaggaagaagaaccgATTCCTAGTCGAACTTTAGTCATAGCGTCTTTTTTGCTATTTGGGAGATCGGCGATGGGGAACCACTGCAAGGCCCTAATTTCATTCCTTGTTCTGGGTATGAATTTTGTCTCATGGGGCACACCGGGTATGATATAAAGTCGGGTTAATTGGTCGTTGACGGTCGTTTCTAAAAATTCCTTGACGGATATCAGATGAGATATGTCGAATCCCGTCTCTTCTAAAACTTCACGCACTGCGCAGCGAGCT
Proteins encoded in this window:
- the LOC124341128 gene encoding m7GpppN-mRNA hydrolase-like, with translation MSVPLQTPSKNVEQWNWAQMYKIPPDILDDLCSRFIVNVPEEERKDLVRLFFQIELAHWFYIDFYCSEENSTRKQCNIKEFSANIFKHLSFLHKYIPNFERHLEQFREYKQAVPTFGAILLNEELTHVLLVQGFWSKSSWGFPKGKVNEGEDPARCAVREVLEETGFDISHLISVKEFLETTVNDQLTRLYIIPGVPHETKFIPRTRNEIRALQWFPIADLPNSKKDAMTKVRLGIGSSSFFMVFPFVRLIRNWVSCRITYKQQQSGNGNNRRTKQRRKSLEEQSITGILQRLPKPSSEDDAIKGASAANAEMFYQRLSKSAAHPSSSASTQIPQGGFSVKKGKTPSRRQLFTDKTQKPGTPQEGISSTASTAVIGDTYNSIKQTCYVAPSWLNFKLNMAPILACFD
- the LOC124341357 gene encoding tumor necrosis factor alpha-induced protein 8-like protein translates to MSDNFRARDIALKAQKKILSRMSTKGVAKVFVDDRMGSLLDNVYRLCKTYTQNKKESEKIVKNIIKIVTKISLLARNEQFTQEELAIASEFQNKFHKAAKTVISFFEVDFSYDQKFLTQLLIECRNLLKQIVQPHLTDKSLGRIDLVFGFFSNPPFLDIVFKKNSEYNEIMTKIISDMHSALDQGEL
- the LOC124341167 gene encoding alpha-methylacyl-CoA racemase-like, whose product is MALKGIKVIEMAGLAPAPFCGMILSDFGADVIRVDKANAPPLDRQGRGKRSIALNLKSPEGIAIVHKLCSKADVLIEPFRPGVMEKLGLGPSVLLSQNPRLIYARLTGFGQNGPYSSMAGHDINYVALSGLLSLLGRHKSNPLPPQNLLADFAGGGLLCAMGIAMALFEREKSNMGQIIDASMVEGAAYIGSWIFKSRDMPVWSGVRGKSWFDGGIHYYETYETKDGKHMTVGALEPQFYQELIQRLSDAGVENVPDQYPDDSEEAKAKMTDIFLQKTQEEWRAIFDGTDACVAPVLSLDEAPLHEHNLSRGSFVRNTKGQYDPGPAPRLSRTPAQAQNNVEEPSIGENTREILMQMGYTTEDIQKFVKNKVAHQINGSAKL
- the LOC124340950 gene encoding protein fem-1 homolog B-like; translated protein: MWNGHSMMSAKEDSETLRIETLRERIFFAARDGLAITLYALLSELSPSQQSELLSQVSEEQGQRCTPLLIAARNGKENVVKMLLSQFKPDIEQEGDVKFDGYLIEGASPLWCAAGAGHLKVVKALVKAGADVNHTTKTFSTPLRAASFDGRLDIVKYLIEHKADIHLANKYNNTSLMIAAFKGHLEVVKCLLDQGADPNQKAHCGATALHFSAECGHVAIVRELVEFGAKITCNEQGMSPLLCAAERTKSGVVDYLLTRPEFSRHARIEALELLGASFANDKDSYNIELAYSYLYRAMAMRFEDPEQIVTKQPVDPIEAYENWREVQTLAELESIRNSPNAIHMESLVIRERILSINNPELPHPIVFRGAVFADDARFDRCIALWLHALRLRQRMQLTVSKDLLRFAQVFSQVLHVGLELPFDVLEEVLAATAMELERNQTKIANPGPKDDVEVIAEEMDCNVTTALYLVTITTKLMSKATSQQEHNIYRHVFKLNRLNIRTKEGSSLLHLAASVDTPVDEFHTVDICRFPCASTCKLLIQCGFDVNAMDHRRNTPLHLIVGYPKPISDFVTLHSIIMTLIEAGAHMDAVNSFGETPFDAATTGVAEIILRTQSKLSLKCIAAKAIKRYALNYEGLVPTPLESFIELHGSGTGLR
- the LOC124340990 gene encoding vacuolar protein sorting-associated protein 33B-like, producing the protein MDIENLRQSSQFRLLSLLTKIAPNNVQKDLVIHEDLMKPIDLVSGARLLRERGVDKMYKLSSVSPPWKNLVRLYLIPSIYAVAENVAWHLKKSETDKKIAYHIIVVPKVLNVIHSVFESLGVLDFVTLHSYSWDFIPLDSNLLSLEFPQLFNASFLKEENSLLTSVAKALMSFECLFGKFPCVTTLGEKSHRVHKLLGTWQSEIQPPFPEESEFNHLIMLDRNIDFASLLLTQLTYEGVLDENLKLKSGFVYLDSDGTEGAQRLMLNSTSDEIYAEIKGKHISVVFQHLSRKAKELQQRRDIKNTDSIEEMKNFVSHDLKKIQSQQKSLALHISACEMVMKRQAGILEELLGLQEDAMTETKLKEYLVFLDDSTARQFDFYATLRLCCLYSVMEDGLPEKEYQFLHRQLLQAYGYRHLSTLHYLQRLGLFHQRDSKSISLELLPDRFARVAQVTSLKSERVPFRKICQRLNLLPQSTSSDDNSSAKSGQHPSYVFGGIYTPLVYQFVEKCLKEKEPNLGDFARCFGNNLRIGDCSHPQWGARGKILVCFIGGVTLAEVASLDLLSRQLGRHIIVAATSTISGPALMESIASQNIET